From the Helicoverpa zea isolate HzStark_Cry1AcR chromosome 27, ilHelZeax1.1, whole genome shotgun sequence genome, the window TTGTcaaagtaactgggttgaggagatcagataggtatttgctccatgtggcacactggaactcagctgcatccagtaagactggaagccgaccccaacatagttaggaaaaggctttTTAAACTAAAGGACTACTTTAGTCTTTACAACATTAAAGTTACGGTATAATTTAgctgcctgccggggctgcgggattgttcgcgctcattatcgcggcgctggtacataaagggcttaagaaggaacatggtggggagGACTCCACTTCTGACTCTCGTCGTGTACGGACGTGTCGCTCTGCGCTCGCCCGTTTACgacttttgtctttgttacgcccgacgtaacgctcaccgtagtcgctctgccgactacaaatatatcaatctaaagctgcttttttcaaagcggcggacgattatcctgtttctaaaacgtttgtgtcaagtaaattcagttgaccccttctgggtaaaagccacagtttcgtggttctcggttgaaaccatacggtgccaacgaagccgagagggtgttgacccaatcacacccgccgaaccccttcagggcaaggcagtcaattggacgggagctcggatttcggccttgggggatctcctagtcgtgccttgcatctggtttgctttcacagctacacacctggtgtcggttgggtatctctatacccttcgcactagactggctagggcccgttcgcacaataagactggcgaacggtttacaagcttagggctcaccaataggtactcacctccctgcctatacccggcagggagggttacacatccccgggcccatccacccggggagataggaaataggtcttaggtttttataattaggcccccatctcttttagctcggtagccctcttccctcacgggaaaatgactaccgaagtctataaattcttcttcgaggtcctcctcaaggaccaagacattgtcgccaaatatggcgacatgatcaacaaccttgatatcaaggacccgcgcctagcgcgctattgtattatcaccgataacgGCTCAACAAAGGAGGCCGGCGCAGCTGTGTCGCGCCCCATTGTTGAGCCTATAATCGTCTCTTCGGGGAAAACCGCCGCATTAGCGGAAACGGTAATCCCCAATACAATGGTCGATGCCCAGCTGCACTCGACCATTGTTCCTAATCCCATTGTCTCacagacaatggaaataactcaggcgagtgcacctgcgtcaaacgtcgacgccgaatgcatggacacctcgtcctcccgctctgcctcacccgtcccagaggatgctcaaccctccgagccctctgactcctcttcctccgacgacgacttcaccgtcgtacagggaggtaagaggaaaaagaacaaaaacaacgacaaggcgcgcaagaccatcgcccttgtcgcatctcctctccctagcccgcccgctgtgtctacagcatcccccgccccgtcaccctcgacctcgcaggtcgcttcctcccaaggtgccgctaagcccaaaagcgcaccaaaaaacaaacctccgccgcctgtatacttacaggacaaggcaaaatggaccgaagtgtccAAGCTGTGTGTTGATCGTAAGATCAACTACAGATCGGCCTCCAATACCGGCAACGGTATAAAAATCGTCCTCCCTACGTCAGACGACTATAGGGAGATAACTAAAGCGCTAAGAGCGAGGAACATTTCGTTCCACACATACTCCCTCCCCGAGGAAAAACCTCTCCGGGTCGTCATTACCCGTATTCCGAAGGAAATCCCTTCGGATGACATTTTAAGTGACCTTAAGTCACAAAACATCCCTGCGACGCAAGTCCATAGGATGCACCGCGCCCGCAGCGGCCACGCCTTCGACATGGTGCTCGTAGTATGCGAGCCGTGTCCTTCTAAAATCCACccgatttttaacatcaaatcggTGTGTAATTTAACCGGCATCTCAATCGAGAAGCCAAATAGATCTGGCATTGTATCCCAATGCCACCGTTGCCAACTGTGGGGTCACTCACAGCGCAACTGTTTCGCCCAGCCTAGGTGCGTGAAATGCCTAGGCCAACACGGCACCTCCGACTGCCCGCGACCCAAGGACCGCACTCTGTGCACCGAGCCTCCGAGCTGTGTACTCTGCGGCGCCTCAGGTCATCCCGCCAACTACCGCGGCTGCCCAAAGGCCCCAAAAACGTCTCCCAAGCTGGCCAAGCGTGCAAACGCCCGCCAGCTAAGGGAAAGCCCATCAGCGAGGCTACCTACCGCTCAACTTCCCGAGCGTCTCAGCCCACAACGGCCCTCCCCATGGAACCCTCTCAACCATCAGAGAGCCTTTCCAACCCCGAGGTCAACTCAGCACCAGCCAACTCCCGCCCCGGTGAATAATCccaccgcggcgcccgcgagcttacctcgcgtccctcccgtccttccctccgcgccctccgcgccctccgcggctcctatagccgccaagcccgcgcaagcgcaagcgatcgcgccctcttctagcccagtatcagcgctcagttctatgaacgttatactgagcacgttcagtgtattcacgagcgacagagctcaacaactttcgagggagatagtcgccagcaatggcgaccttatcaaactctactccgttatgcaggagtattcagacgtcgcccaggcagttcaaaacctgcctcactttaggaaatagaaatggataatacatccaaaattaaaccccattcccttaggcttggctattataatgccaacggtattctcggccaacgcgacgagatttccgccttcctacaatcccataagatagacattcttctcgtacaagagaccttcctaaagccgcgtgtacgcggccctaatatagctaactataagttaattagaaatgacaggatcacacgccacaaaggcggcacgcttatctattataaaagatcgctacattgtgtagagatcactccccccgacttaagctgcattgaagcctcaatctgtcgactagccatgtcccagcaccagtcgatcactctcgtatcggcctactgccctcccacgtcctcatcctttcagtcctacgacccgatccttttcacgaacgatctcagagccttactaggcctgagcgactctgtaataatagcaggcgatctaaacgccaaacatcccgcctggaatagcaacactacttctccaagaggcaggttgctattcaatcagtgtgaatccctcaacttcgatgtcatcgctccgatgcatcccactcactttcctaatatagtcgaccaccttcccgacgttctcgatgtagcgctcctcaagaacgtaaacttacgtttacattcgatcgaggtactacacgagctcacctccgaccacagaccggttcttgtggaactagcctcgcgctcaggcccactcgacccggatcgccctcctcccacccagattgtcacggactggagaatgctaagcgaaagcttaaaatcctcctccgcccagttagaatcaattcccgatgaaatcaactcagtcgctgacatgacgggcgcgattggctcgttcaccgagcacgtacaatccaccgtggacaaatgttcacgtagagttgaagcgacgagctttcatcgcttcaagctcccggatgacgtgcgtgctctggtgaccgagaagaacgcggctgtccgtgcctacagtacttttccctgcgacgctaacaagtctcacatgcgtaacttacagcgtgctgtaaaggaacgccttgctgagatgcgtcaaacgcgctgggacaagacgctgagcgaactcgagccgactcatcaagccttctggcagcttcaaaggaaactcaaatccgatgaagtagcttccaccccgccgatcaaacgccccgacaattccctcgccttcgaggacgatgaaaaagcggaatgtctggccgacagcctcgaggctcaatgctcgcctagtacccaaccggtcgacccggctcacctactaaaggtcgaagccgaggtcgagcgcagatcctccctaccaccgcaagaagaccccgacgatcccttgcctcccgtcactccagacgaagtggcagagatcatcaaacgtctcaaaccccgtaaagctccgggcccagatagaataagcaataaagttttcaaaatcctacccgcttccctcgtaatgctcatgaccgcgatcttcaattgcgccatgacccataacctgttcccacaggcatggaaagaggcaaccgtaatcggtattcccaaaccgggtaaaccaaaatcagacccgtccagctatcgccctatcagtttactcaatgtgttcggcaagatctacgagatacttatctataagcgtctcaaagattacgtcgaagcaaagagtcttattccattagaacagtttggttttcgaacccatcactcttgtgtccaacaagtccaccgcatcgtggaaggtgtgagccacggattccaacgtggccaactcaccggtacgattctcttcgatatagcaaaggcattcgacaaagtctggcacaaaggcttgatttacaagctttaccaactcggtgtcccagaccgtctcgtcgtcatcttacgagactttttgtcgaatcgcacctttcgctatcgcattgacggcactctttcttcggcccaccctataaaagctggcgtcccacaaggctcggtactctcccccatcctcttcacgctatacactagcgatattcctaagaacaagcatgttcaattagccctattcgccgacgacacggcaatctactgctcaggccgcagcccagccgccatagtgagacatctccaagcctattgcaacaccctaggtgtctggactaggctatggagaatcgaactccaccccgacaaaagccaggccatactcttttcgagccctcgccgtaggcttcctcccgcgcccccgtcagtcaccatgtttggtaggccgattccttggaaggaacatgccaaatatctaggtgtaatcttagaccagcgcctctcattcgccgagcacatacgtaaggtgcgctctagagcagcctttgtgtacggcagattgcacttcttgctcaattcaaagagcaaattatctcttaaatgcaagttacgcctctacgtatcgtgcatacgccccgtcatgacgtatgcttgccctgtgttcgcacaggcaagccatcgccgccttcacagaatgcaggcccttcaaaaccgtgctttacggaaaatcacaggagctccctattatgttcgaaatgagattcttcatctcgacttaaaaatccctaccatccgccagtatatgaagcgtgccgccatacggtacttcgaacgcgctgagaaacacgataactcacttatcgtgtcagccagtaattacactccctcccgcatcagtaggattcgccgccctaggcatgcccttttagaacctgacgatgagataactgtcctccaagagagtagtaaactcactagcaccctacacaaatacaaaccgcgttcgtacaaacctcgccgccgaggtccgccgcgacgtcccgatctctgtcctcccgacccttgctcatcgagccagcccgcgagctgagccagtagctttaaattccccatttaataataatgatcatatgatccagcccgtccctttgctgcctccccagcgacgccctaagccgaggtccgaccccacagggggtacccttagcgcagtcgcttagtttataagttgttttacgcccctggctggaggccttaaaatctaggcatccacagggaaaagtccggttaagcagtacacggcctcctaggctgaactgcgagatgccataccaaaaaaaaaaaaaaaaaaaaaaaaaaaaaaaacatggtggggtttagtcagtaagagtctgacactccctcacgctgcacccacagcgggagccgtcatttgataatttcccgTAAAAAAGGTGTTTTATAAGCTttatgtaatttaatgttttttttttgttacaggttTCAGCTGAGCCCTTTTAAATTAGGGTACCGCAGCGAAAATgccacaacaaaaacaaatttgCGGGATCAGCCTGGGTTCTGTAGGAGTTCTGACTGTATTATTCTATCTTATCGATCGATCATTAGCTGTAAGTATGAGTTTTTAATACTAACTTTTTTTGCAGTTTTACCCGCGTTTTGAGGGATCTGATTCATgtatctggataaaatatagagtACATACGAGTAGTGTGTTGATTTATTGGCTAAAAATATCGCATTATAATCTTCACGAacacaataaagaggaaacatttttttctttattttatttgtttgtagcttaaaagctccgaaactactaaactaatTTGTAAAATTCTGTCATTATTCGAAAGCTAAAAACTTTcccagtaacataggctatacaaTATCCCGACTCGGGtagtataataatttttcagTGAAGCTGGTGAAAGTAActacttattatgtttaaaaaataaattaaacgtaccgattacctatataattttactCTTTTAACCTACTTCCCTAATAACATAGAAATTATAACAgacataaaaaatgaaaataaacgttcaattaataatgaaatactACTAGGAACAGTAAGTCGTTTTTACTATCTTTACAATTCATTAATTTCTTTATATTGATtattagcttccgcccgcggcttcgcccgcgtatagttcggttatatcgcgttcccaagagaattcttcaaaagtgcgggataaaaactatcctatgttctttctcaaggtcaactctatctctgtaccaaattttattaaaatcagttcagtggtttagacgtgaaagcgtaacagacagacagacagacagacagacagagttactttagaatttataatattagtagggatgtaaACACgattataaagtaaaaatattacgtttatACTTTAGACGGGTAACCCATTTCCTTGGTTTAGCATTAAGAGTTCAGTAAAGTAATaagactagcaagcgcagcgtaggacgtccaccaacgaggtggacagacgaccttataaaggtcgccggaagacgctggatgcaggtcgcttccaacaggtatctgtggagatcaaagggggaggcctatgttcagcagtggacgtcctatggctgagatgatgatgatgatgatgatgatgaaagtaataaatttcgttgcaaaaaaaccggccaaagtATGAGTTTGGCTTGCgtatgaagggttccgtacaattATCTATAAGACGAGCAAAACACAATCACGtttgttgatgttgttgagttttttataaaaaaaataaatattgcatttCTGTGAACATGTCAACTGTCTAGCTATAAAGATTCATGAATGTAATTCATAATCCTCCTTCGAGCCttcttcccaactatattggtgtcggctttcagtctaaccagatgtagctgagtatcagtgttttaaaaggagcgactgcctatctgacctcctcaacccagttacccggccaacccaataccccttgattagactggtctgtcagacttactgacttctgaatACCtgcaacgactgccaagaatgttcaatgaccgctgggacctatagtttaacgtaccatcagaaacacagtcataaattatataattatttatattacaatatACCTAATACAATTGATAACTGGAAAGCGAAGTCTTACCAATAAAGTCTCGCTCTACCCTTCCGATATAAGGAACTCTAAAAAACGATTACGACATACTTTTCCCATTCTATACAAAACTACGTGGAAATGTATAAAACGGTTTTTCTAAGTAGATACACATATCGCATGACACACGACAAGACTAAATGCGACAAAATGCGGTCGCATGAATTCGAGTAGTTATTAAACAGGGTATAATTGAAAACTAATTAACTTCATCTACTATTAACAATTATAACTTTATTGAAGACATTATCTAGAAGGAAAATCGGGTTATTAAGTTTTTGCCTCATTGAAGGCACATGCAAACTTGGGTGAAAAAGTGTAATTATTTGGCTAGGCTTTTCCCAAGttatggcctagtgggtaaagaaccaacctctcattTATGAGTGTGGGTTCAATTCAAGGCAAGTGCCAATGCCATCTGCCGGCcaattgttcgcgcgagttaccgcgactctggtacataaaaggcctacgacggaacacgacggtttttagtcagtaagaatctgagactccctcgccgctgctaacccacagcgggaggagtcatttgatgatttttgacgtcgttaaaaaaaagtgccaatgcaacttttctatatttgtatgtactttctaagtatatcgtgGATACCAATGACTGCGTTTCGTAgggtacgttaaactgtaggtcccggctgtcatagaataGTATCTTTGGAATTTGCTCTACGTATGATGCTAATGTCGTGAGTgtaagagtcgtggtggcctagtgggtaaagaaccaacctttcgagtatgagggtgtgggttcgattccagggtcaggcaagtaccaatgcaacttttctacgtttgtatgtactttctaagtatacttagacaccaatggctgataaaaaggtgaaggaaaacatcttgaggaaacctggactataaaaagtctgaaatcaccaacccgcattgagcaagcgtggtgattaatgctcaatccttctccgtgtgagaggaggcctgtgcccagcagtgggacgataaaaaggctgtaacagtaacagtaatgctaatgtaatcatcatcctccgagcctttttcccaactatgttggggtcggcttccagtctaaacggatgtagctgagtcccagtgctttacaaggagctactgccttatctgagctcctcaacccagttacccgggcaacccaataccccttggttaaactggtgtcagacttagtgACTTCTGACTAACAATGatgctaaaataataaagaagaaaaattttgtttgatttttccTATCCGGCTCCGAAAATACTGGACCAATTCGAAAAACTTTTTCACAGTTTTCATACATTCGtgttaatattgtaattattgtaatgtgcATCACTGCTCTGATTGCACTTTCTTTCCTTGCAATGTGAAGTCAAGCGGTGCAACATGCATTCGTTATCGGTTTTGGCATAGATTTGATTCCCGTTAGTAACTAATATATGTGAATATGAATATATTCTTTGTTTAGAATATCTAAAAAtaagcgcctggttgacacttcccgggacctaaaggctggcttttatttcgcacaagggttgagcattgccatccaacgtggcaatgctgccagccttttgggtacattaccgaGTGAGAACGATGAAGACGAATTAGGCTAGAAGctgtatatttaaataagacCATTTTTAGGTTTACGTAAATatgtgtacctacatttatttatgttcaaaataaatacataagatacgtgttttaaaaagaaaaacttaataattattgaaaaactGGTTCAAATAACACGAAATGGTAATATACAATGATAGATGGGACATGCaaccaaatacatattttaattgcaCTGTAAACTGACATATAAAGGAGAAAGATTGTGTGTacctgtgtgtgtgtatgttcgTTATTTCTTCGCGAACTTCAAGACTTACAGCTATATTAAAACTAACAATAGAAATAAGTCATAGACAACAGAGAACCAATTAGAACTCCTTGCTTATTAAAAATCGCTTAAAAAAATCACAGATCATGCGATATTTCCTTGACTGGTAACCACCAGTTTTAATTACAGGCCCTGTTATAATGGTATATGATATTAACAAAGttaactttatattattttcagtcATTAGACGGATATATACCCGGGGAAGATTACCCGGTCTTCACAGAGGTGCCAAAAGGCTTATCGTTTACCTGTGACGATAAGATTCCCGGATACTATGCTGATCCTGAAACTATGTGTCAAGTGAGTACTTCTAATTTTTAAGACGAAGAAAGAACCATTTTTTTCAGAATGCAAAATTGGATTTGTTAAAGCGCCTGTCAAAATGATTAAAGCAATATGGTGTTTTTTAAAATGTTGCTATGTAGAAACTGgaagtttttattgtttctcaagTTCATTCAACACCTATCTGGGAAAAAAATCTTGATTAGAATTACAATTGGAAAGAGGTTGACAGACTTTCTTtctacttataaactaataaaaacaaaaggatGAAATACCCTTTCTTAGTTAGTTACATAAAAACTGGCGCACTGTCATGTACCAAGCCAGTCAGGAACTACAGTTCAGATTTGTAATTCTTTCACACTTGGGAAGCTAGgtagactatccccgagtaatatgggctttattttatcccggtacttACGAGACGAAGTTCATCCAAGACGCGGGTGAGACTGTGGAAAAAGAGCCAGAGTTatgttaataaattacaaacgCCTGTACAAAAACTAAGAGCAACATGTAACCCACAGGTGTGGCATTGGTGCGTGCCCAGCATTGGCGGCAACCTCATGTACTCGTTCGTGTGCGGCCCCGGGACTGTCTTCAACCAGAGGACCAGGGTCTGTGACTGGTTCTTCAAGGTAAGGAAGAAATTTTCTATGAGAGTCAGCAATCCCCAGTGGGGTccaccagggccaaggcctgctggggctgcaggattgttcgcgcgagttaccgcagcgctggtacataaagggcttaagaaggaacatggtgggtttagtcagtaagagtctgacactccttcacgctccACCTACggcgggagggatcatttgatgatatctCATAATAAAAGACAGTTATTGATAGATCTTGATAAAAGCCAGTTTTTGGCAGACGTTTTCTAACGTCGCAATTTATCGAAGATTTTTGTGAGTTTTCTTTATAATGTCCTTATGGATAGATGTATTATACTTGACCTATAACCAAAAAAATCATAGGCATATCTATCGTATCCAACGGTTTTGATCAGCCGGGGCATATACCTCCCACCTGGGTAAAAAGTAGACCATATCTTTTCTCAGGATCTTCTAGACTCTTGACTATTTATGTATCTTCGTTTAAATCGgaataatcgttttttttttttttttctaatgataGCCGGCCAGATAGACATACAGCCAGTTTAGCATTTACATCCTAGCTATTCCATTTAGACTTTGAAACGTCGATTTTGAAAGAGCCCTTACAAATTCCTATTTGTGATGTCATACATTTGGACACAATTTCTTTTAAAGATGTTTTaatgattataattaataaatttctCTTTTTACTTTTTCCAGGTGGATTGTCCAAACGCTCCAGCTTACTACGGGATCAACGAAGACCTGTA encodes:
- the LOC124643524 gene encoding U-scoloptoxin(01)-Cw1a-like, with the translated sequence MPQQKQICGISLGSVGVLTVLFYLIDRSLASLDGYIPGEDYPVFTEVPKGLSFTCDDKIPGYYADPETMCQVWHWCVPSIGGNLMYSFVCGPGTVFNQRTRVCDWFFKVDCPNAPAYYGINEDLYKDEAGNFINGKK